The Pseudomonas sp. LFM046 region TTGATACTCGAAACATATCAATAGGCCGCCCCATGGAACTGAGACACCTGCGCTACTTCATCGCCGTGGCCGAAGAGCTGCATTTCGGCCGGGCCGCCGAACAACTGGGCATCTCCCAGCCACCCCTGAGCCAGCAGATCCAGGCCCTGGAGGAAGAAATCGGCGCGCGCCTGCTGGACCGCACCAACCGGCGTGTGGAGCTGACCGAAGCCGGCCGTCGTTTCCTCGATGAGGCCCGCCAGGTACTGGTGCAGGTAGACCGGGCGGTGCAACTGGCGCGGCGTGCCCACCGTGGCGAACTGGGGGAACTGAAGGTGGGCTTCACCTCGTCGGCGCCCTTCACCTCGACCATCCCCCGCAGCATCAACGCCTTCCGCCAGGCCTACCCGGACGTGCACCTGGAACTCACCGAAGGCAGCAGTGCCGAGACGGTGAAGGCGCTGCTGGAGGAGAGCCTGCAAGTCGGGGTGATCCGCCCCCTGGCCCTGCCGGACAATTTGCAGGCGGTGGAGCTGTTCCGCGAACCCCTGGTGGCCGTGCTGCGTGCCGACCACCCCCTGGCCCAGGGCAGCGAGGACGGAATTGCCGTCGCCGCCCTGGCTGAGGAACCCTTCGTATTTTTCCCCCGCACGTTCGGCACCGGCCTCTATGACCAGTTGCTGGCCCTCGCTCGGGAGGCCGGCTACACCCCGCGCATCGCCCAGGAGGCCAGCGAGGCCATGACTATCATCGGCCTGGTGTCGGCGGGCCTGGGGGTATCGGTGCTGCCGGCCTCGTTCCGCCGCACCCGCATCGATGGGGTGGTCTACCGCACCCTGCTGGACCCCGGCGCCACCACCGCCGTCTGGCTGGTGCGCCGGCGCTGCGAGCGTTCGGCCCCGGCCCTGGCGTTCGTCGAACTGGTGACCCGTGAGGCCGCCGCCCTGGCGGGCCGAAGGATGAATTGAGCGGAGCGATAGGCATCAGGACGCGTGTTGGAAATCGCTGTTCATTTCCACCGCCCCTGCCATTCCGTACGCCGATAGTGGACCGATGAAGCGTGGTCACCCTGCGGGCTGCCCGGTGAGAGCGAGTCTGTGGAGCGCCCCGCCCCGAAACAGTCCGACACATCTTCGGACGCTGCCCCTCCCCCATTCGACGTTTTCTTCACATCCCGTCTGGCAGAGTCCGTCCGGCTTCGGCCGCCTACTGGAACTAATGTACTATCGGGCGGTCTGCTAGCCCCCCGGCCCCAAGCGGCGCCGGCCCTGTCTTGAAGCCCTATGGACGCTTGATCGCATGACCGCACCGGAAACCGTCACCACCCGGCGGGCCTCGTTCACCCTGAACGGCCCCACCGTCAAGAGCCACCTCGCCTTCACCCTGCTCAGCGCCGCCGCATTGGTGGTGATGTACAGCCTCCTGCGCGTGGCGCTGCTGGTGTACAACAGCGACCAGATCGGTGACAGCCCGGCCTCGGTCTTCGTTGAAGCCTTCTACAACGGCCTGCGCTTCGACCTGCGCCTGGTGGTAATCGCTTGCGCCCCGCTGCTGCTGTCCCTGCTCAGCGTCCGCGCCATGGCCGCCCGTGGCCTGCACCGGATCTGGCTGACCCTCTTCGCCAGCCTGACGCTGTTCCTCGGCATCTCCGAACTGGACTTCTATCGCGAGTTCCACCAGCGCCTGAACAGCCTGGTATTCCAGTACCTGCAGGAAGACCTCGGCACCGTTTCCAGCATGATCTGGAACGGCTTCCCGGTGGGCCGCTACCTGATCGCCTGGGCCCTGGCCACCGGCCTGCTCTACCTGATGTTCCGCGGCCTGGACCTGCTCAGCCGTCCGCGCACCCGCGCCACACTCTCGACTGGCCCCCGCCGCGCCGCGCCCTGGTTCGGCCGCCTGGCGGTCTTCATGGTCTGCCTGGTGGTGGCCGTGATCGCCGCCCGTGGCCACCTGCGTCAGGGCCCGCCACTGCGCTGGGGCGATGCCTACACCACCGACTCGATGTTCGCCAACCAGCTCGGTCTCAACGGTACCCTGACCCTGGTGGAAGCCGCCCAGCACACCTTCTCCGCCCGCCGCGACAACGCCTGGAAGGCCACCCTGCCCGAGGCTGAGGCCCTGGCCAGCGTGCGCGAAATGCTGCTGACCCCCAACGACAAGCTGGTGGACGCCGACAAGGCTGCCATCCGCCGCGACTTCACCCCGCCGGCCGACGGCACCCTGCCGATCCGCAACGTGGTGGTGATCTTGATGGAGAGCTTCGCCGGTCGCTATGTCGGCGCCCTGGGCAACCCCGACGGCATCACGCCCAACTTCGACAAGTTGGCCAAAGAGGGTCTGCTGTTCGACCGCTACTTCTCCAACGGCACCCATACCCACCAGGGGATGTTCGCCACCATGGCCTGCTTCCCCAACCTGCCCAGCTTCGAATACCTGATGCGCACCCCCGAGGGCTCGCACAAGTTCTCCGGCCTGCCGCAGCTGCTCAGTGCCCGCGATTACGACGACCTTTACGTCTACAACGGCAACTTCCAGTGGGACAACCAGTCCGGCTTCTTCAGCAACCAGGGCATGACCCGCTTCATCGGCCGCGAGGACTTCGTCAATCCGGTGTTCATGGACAAGACCTGGGGCGTATCCGACCAGGACATGTTCGACCGTGGCGCCGCGGAGCTGGCCAAGCAACCGGCCGACAAGCCCTTCTACGCCCTGCTGCAGACCCTCTCCAATCACACGCCCTACGCCCTGCCCGCCAACCTGCCGGTGGAGCGGGTGACTGGCCACGGAGGCCTGGACGAGCACCTCACCGCCATGCGCTACGCCGACTGGGCCCTGGGCCAGTTCTTCGAGAAGGCACGCAAGGAGCCCTACTTCAAGGACACCCTGTTCGTGCTGGTCGGTGACCACGGCTTCGGCAGCGACAAGCAGCTCACCGAAATGGACCTGTTCCGCTTCAACGTACCAATGCTGTTGATCGGTCCGGGTGTGCAGGAGAAGTTCGGTACGCGCAACCACACCGTCGGCACCCAGGTCGACATCGTGCCCACCATCATGGGGCGCCTGGGCGGCGACGTGCGTCACCAGTGCTGGGGCCGCGACCTGCTCAATCTGCCGGCCGGCGACCCGGGTATCGGCGTGATCAAGCCGTCCGGCGGCGAACAGACCGTGGCCATCGTCAGCGACGACCGCATCCTGATCCAGCCAAAAGGCTTCCCGGCACGCCTCTACAACTACCAGCTGGGCGCCGACGCCAAGGCGGAACGCATCCCTGGCGACAGCGACCCGCGCCTGCAGAAGTACCTGGAGGCCTTCCTCCAGACCGCCACCGGCAGCCTGCTGAACAACACCGCCGGCGTCGAGGACGCCAAGCAGAACCAGTGATGGACCCAGCCCCCGCTCGATGCGGGGGCTTTTCATTCTGGGCGCCTCAGGGCAGGCCTTCGGCCTGCTTGGCGAATGAATTCGCCCCTACAGGAAAAGCGCCACAGCCAGGCACTGTCCGCCCCCCGCCTATCCCGCCTCCCCTCCCGACGCTTGACAGGCCCGCCCCCAGCCCGCAAATTACGCAAAGTGTAAATTGATTACGAAAACAACAATGCCGGCTTCCGGGCCTCCCGGACCGCCTGCCGCCAAGTGAGTGCCATGGATCTCTACACCTATTACCGCTCCACGTCCTCTTACCGGGTGCGCATCGCCCTGGCACTGAAGGGACTGGACGTCCGGCACATGCCGGTGAACCTGATCCAGGACGGCGGCCAGCAGCACACGCCCGAATACAAGGCGATCAACCCCCAAGGCCGCGTGCCCAGCCTGCGCACCGACGAAGGCCAGGTGTTGATCCAGTCCCCCGCCATCATCGAATACCTCGAAGAACGCTATCCCCAGCCCGCCCTGCTCCCCCAGGACCTGGAAGCCCGCGCCCGCCAGCGTGCGGTGGCGGCGATCATCGGCTGCGATATCCACCCCCTGCACAACGTCGCGGTCCTCAACCGACTGCGTGGCCTGAAGGTGGAGGAAGCCGAGGTGATGAACTGGATTCGTCACTGGATCGCCGAAGGCTTCAACGCGGTCGAAGCACTGATAGGCGATGACGGTTTCTGCTTCGGTGAGCCGGGCCTGGCGGACGTCTACCTGCTACCGCAGGTCTACGCCGCACGCCGCTTCGAACAGGACCTGTCACACTATCCGAAGATCACCCGGGTCGAACGCCTCGCCCTTGAGCATCCGGCGTTCATCCAGGCGCACCCTGACCAGCAAGCCGACAAACCGGCCTGAGGCAACGCCCATGAAAAGCCTCGGATTCAAAGTCACCATCGGCGACTACCTCGCCCGCAGCGTACGGGGCATTTCCTGTGCACCGCCCGCAGCCACCTCGCATTGACCTATAACTTTCAATCAAATGCTTGAGGTGCCAAAAAATGGCTGACATCTTCGAAAACCCCATGGGCCTGATGGGCTTTGAATTCATCGAGTTCGCCTCGCCCACCCCGAACACCCTGGAACCCGTCTTCGCGATGATGGGCTTCACCAAGGTCGCCACCCACCGCTCCAAGGATGTGCACCTGTATCGCCAGGGCGAGATCAACCTGATCCTCAACAACGAGCCCAAGAGCCAGGCCGCGTACTTCGCCGCCGAGCACGGTCCGTCCGTCTGCGGCATGGCCTTCCGCGTGAAGAACGCCCACCAGGCCTACGCCCGCGCCCTGGAACTGGGCGCCCAGCCCATCGACATCCCCACCGGACCGATGGAACTGCGCCTGCCGGCGATCAAGGGCATCGGCGGCGCGCCGCTGTATCTGATCGACCGCTTCGGCGAAGGCTCGTCGATCTACGACATCGACTTCGAGTTCATCGAAGGCGTGGACCGCAACCCCGAAGGTGCGGGCCT contains the following coding sequences:
- a CDS encoding LysR family transcriptional regulator, translating into MELRHLRYFIAVAEELHFGRAAEQLGISQPPLSQQIQALEEEIGARLLDRTNRRVELTEAGRRFLDEARQVLVQVDRAVQLARRAHRGELGELKVGFTSSAPFTSTIPRSINAFRQAYPDVHLELTEGSSAETVKALLEESLQVGVIRPLALPDNLQAVELFREPLVAVLRADHPLAQGSEDGIAVAALAEEPFVFFPRTFGTGLYDQLLALAREAGYTPRIAQEASEAMTIIGLVSAGLGVSVLPASFRRTRIDGVVYRTLLDPGATTAVWLVRRRCERSAPALAFVELVTREAAALAGRRMN
- a CDS encoding LTA synthase family protein, whose translation is MTAPETVTTRRASFTLNGPTVKSHLAFTLLSAAALVVMYSLLRVALLVYNSDQIGDSPASVFVEAFYNGLRFDLRLVVIACAPLLLSLLSVRAMAARGLHRIWLTLFASLTLFLGISELDFYREFHQRLNSLVFQYLQEDLGTVSSMIWNGFPVGRYLIAWALATGLLYLMFRGLDLLSRPRTRATLSTGPRRAAPWFGRLAVFMVCLVVAVIAARGHLRQGPPLRWGDAYTTDSMFANQLGLNGTLTLVEAAQHTFSARRDNAWKATLPEAEALASVREMLLTPNDKLVDADKAAIRRDFTPPADGTLPIRNVVVILMESFAGRYVGALGNPDGITPNFDKLAKEGLLFDRYFSNGTHTHQGMFATMACFPNLPSFEYLMRTPEGSHKFSGLPQLLSARDYDDLYVYNGNFQWDNQSGFFSNQGMTRFIGREDFVNPVFMDKTWGVSDQDMFDRGAAELAKQPADKPFYALLQTLSNHTPYALPANLPVERVTGHGGLDEHLTAMRYADWALGQFFEKARKEPYFKDTLFVLVGDHGFGSDKQLTEMDLFRFNVPMLLIGPGVQEKFGTRNHTVGTQVDIVPTIMGRLGGDVRHQCWGRDLLNLPAGDPGIGVIKPSGGEQTVAIVSDDRILIQPKGFPARLYNYQLGADAKAERIPGDSDPRLQKYLEAFLQTATGSLLNNTAGVEDAKQNQ
- the maiA gene encoding maleylacetoacetate isomerase, with the translated sequence MDLYTYYRSTSSYRVRIALALKGLDVRHMPVNLIQDGGQQHTPEYKAINPQGRVPSLRTDEGQVLIQSPAIIEYLEERYPQPALLPQDLEARARQRAVAAIIGCDIHPLHNVAVLNRLRGLKVEEAEVMNWIRHWIAEGFNAVEALIGDDGFCFGEPGLADVYLLPQVYAARRFEQDLSHYPKITRVERLALEHPAFIQAHPDQQADKPA